The following nucleotide sequence is from Primulina tabacum isolate GXHZ01 chromosome 2, ASM2559414v2, whole genome shotgun sequence.
CCGAATGTACTTTTCGATCTATTCAAAATGTTCtgtatgatatcaaatctgAGATTAGAAAGAAGGGAATGACTTAGATTTAGGGTAACTAGCATGAATAAAATGGATACATTGTTACGATTAGCTGTCTTTTGAAAAGTGCTTATTTGATATCTCCCTTAAACTTATAAAAAAGTGTGAAACGGACGGCTGAATTTTCAAGCTATGGCGCAAGAAAAGGCTTGTGTTTTATTTTACCATGAGAGTGAAAATGTGGCTCCTTAATTCTACGAAATTTATTCAAATTTGTATTCAAGAGCTTTTATATAATAATCGCAGGGAAGCCGGCTCTAGATTGGAACACCAGAAAGAGAATTGCGATTGGTGCTGCAAGAGGGCTTCTATATCTGCATGAGCAATGTGATCCAAAGATAATCCATAGGGACGTTAAGGCTGCCAATGTGCTGTTAGACGACTtcttggaagctgttgttggtGACTTTGGCCTTGCAAAACTACTTGATCATGCTGAATCTCATGTAACCACCGCTGTCCGTGGTACGGTCGGTCATATTGCACCGGAATACCTTTCAACTGGTCAGTCGTCCGAGAAAACTGATGTCTTTGGATTCGGAATTCTCCTGTTAGAACTTATTACCGGAATGAGAGCACTTGAGTTTGGAAAATCGGCGAACCAGAAAGGAGCTGTGCTCGAATGGGTATGCCTATCCTTAGCATTACATCTGCTAGTTGTAGCATTGCACAAATACGATGAGCTGGACCACGGCAAAAGAAAACATAATGAAATATGTGTGGTTCATTTGCTGTGATGGCATTGATAAATACCTATTTGCTTGTTCTCCAATTGTCTTTAACATGACGTTTGAATGCAGGTAAAGCAAATACAGCGAGAAAAGAAAGTCGGGTTATTGGTGGACCGAGAATTGGGAATAAACTACGACAGGATTGAGGTAGGGGAGATGTTGCAAGTGGCTCTGCTTTGTACTCAAAACTTGCCTGCCCATCGTCCCAAAATGTCTGAGGTTGTCCGAATGCTCGAAGGTGATGGCCTTGCCGAAAAGTGGGCAGCCACGCATAATTATGTCAATACTGCGACAAATTTTTCGCGCGAGGATAGTAAGTCACGATCAATGTCTGCCCCCAGAAATAAGGAAGCTGATCACGATCAGTCGAGCATGTTTGGTGTGACAATGACCATGGATGATGACTATGACGCGCATTGCATGGAGCTTTCAGGTCCAAGGTGACTGAGGAATGGGAAAGTTGAGAGAATAAGATGAAAGTAGGTAATAAGTAAATTCTTGTTTCATTCACTTCCAGGAAAGAATTAGTGTTGCTCTGGGAGATTGCGAGTTAAAATAGGCTCAAGCCTCGCTCGTGTGCATTTTCATTTGGTGTTCTATTCGTGGAATGTATATATCCCTTTTGTGTGTTGGTATATATGTTCTTTAACCTTTACTTTTTTCCATTTCAGTTTGAATCTTTTACTTTTCTTGATTACAACTTACAAGTTCTAATTTGCCAATGGATTAAATATTCTTACAACGAGGACATATAAATAACAATATCATGTGAATCATATTTTGAACATGTGATGACAAAAAACTACATGTACGAGTGCTATATCTTGAACTTATAAGAGCTGCATCCAGATTTCCAACGAGAGTGAATCGATGGATTAGACCGCAACAAGGACGTCTGCATTCTTAAGAATATATTATcgtattaatcttatctcaagtCGTGCTTGCAACGACCTAGATTTGAGACATGATTTTATCTCGTTTAGAATCACTAAATTTAATTAACATCCGacgaacatttaaaaatatttgatatttacAAAAAACTGATTTCCGTGAAAAAGGAAAACAAATATGCAATAAATATTAATTCacaattataataattaattaatttcataaGAAAATAATTGGCGCCCAGGAGCCAACCCCGCCTTCCTCTTCGTTCATTCCTATAACAAACATTTTCTTCCCTTGTCTTCCAAGATCCGGACATTTCTCCATCGAAGCACCCTTTCTCCTCTGCAACTTTCAAACTCTACGCTAATGGTGTAATCCATTCCATTAATCTTCGAAGTAAAATATTCGCCATCGCCAGCCCAATGACCCATTCCTCGCATCGCCTCCCGCACACTGGCTTCATCAGCCTTCGCACATTTATAACCTGGTTAGTCTTGGCCATGCTTCTAATTTATTCCATTTACTCCACAAAGCTCGTTTTGAATAAAGACGGAAGTCCCCCTTGTTCTTTATCATCTCCCGTTGTGTATGCTAAGGAAAGCCTGGAAAAGATTGTGGAAAATCACCCCCCACCTCCCGAAAATTGCTCTTCTAAAAAAGATTCAAGTAATGTTGTTTCGCCCCCGTCATGTGAAAGAGATGAAATCCAGCTTAAAGATGTTGTTTTCTGCATTGCTGCTTCTGCGAATCTCTGGGAAAAGAGGAAAGAGTACATAAAGTTGTGGTGGAGGCCCGGGGAGACTAGAGGGGTCGTTTGGTTAGATGAGAAGGTGAGGATTAATCGAAAGGAAGGGTTGCCAGATATTCGAATCTCGGGCGATACTTCAAAATATCAGTACACGAACAGACAGGGAAAGCGATCGGCCTTGAGGATCTCGAGGGTGGTTGCGGAGACTTTAAGGTTGGGGATGAAAGATGTGAAGTGGTTTGTCATGGGAGATGATGACACAGTTTTCATGGTAGAAAACGTATTGAGAGTGATTTCGAAATATGATCATAATCAGTATTACTATATCGGTAGTTCATCAGAAAGCCATATTCAGAACATATTTTTCTCATATGCTATGGCTTATGGTGGAGGGGGATTCGCCATTAGCTATCCTTTGGCTAAAGAGCTCGAAAAAATGCAAGATCGGTGTATTCAACGGTACCCTGGGTTGTATGGGAGTGATGATAGGATTCAAGCTTGTATGGCAGAATTGGGGGTGCCTCTAACCAAAGAAGCTGGTTTTCATCAAGTATGATCTCTGACTACTTTGATAAGCTCaaagttatcaaatttttcatgtataaatatagaaaattaccatgtatatatgttttcttgAAATGCAGTATGATGTGTATGGGAACCTATTAGGCCTTCTTGGAGCACACCCTGTAACTCCACTGGTATCACTTCACCATCTTGATGTGGTGGATCCTATATTCCCCGGTATGACTAGAGTTGAGGGCATTAAACGTCTATTCGAATCGGTGAAGCAGGATTCGGCCAGCATAATCCAACAATCCATCTGTTATAACAAGAGAAGGAACTGGTCCATCTCTGTTTCATGGGGCTATGTGGTTCAAATCGTCAGGGGTGTCATCTCTCCTAGAGAGCTAGAAACGCCCACGAGGACGTTTCTGAACTGGTATAAACGAGCCGATTATACTGCATATGCATTCAACACTAGGCCTGTGGCTAGGCAGCCTTGCCAAAAGCCGTTCTTGTTCTACTTGAGCTCCGTTAAATATGACGAGAATAGGAAACAAATCATCGGGGTTTATTCCCGGTATAAAGAGTCGCAACCTTATTGCCGATGGAGACATGATTCGCCTGAAAAACTCGAGTCTGTAGTCATCTTGAAAAGGCCAGATAGCGGCAGATGGAAGAGGGTAAGCTTGAAATTTCTAATAAAGGCACATTTATAATGTTAACGTGAACTTATCTTCGGATATGTCGATTTCTTATTAAATAAACCACGTTTTTTGCTGTGTTTCAGTCACCTAGGAGGGATTGTTGTAGAGTTTTGCCTTCAAGAAAGAACTCGGTTTTGTACCTATGGGTGGATAACTGCAGACAAGGCGAGATTATCGAATTATAGTTCGGACGGTGAAGTTTCTCTcatagaaagaaagaaagaaggtAACCGCAGAGACTATGAAGCTTCATTCAAAGATAAAAGTAGGCCACAATATACATCATTGGCTAGATTTCTAGCTTTACCTGTAAATGTAACACAGTGAAACATTGCAGTTGTATTTATTACATCCGACGTTACCTCAAgaaattttgtaaaatcaagGTTACATCAGAGGATTTTTCTGTGCTTAAGAAATGTTTTGAGTGTCCAAAATTAATCATTAGGAACTGAAATGGTAGGCGGGCCTTGCATGCACATTGCATCAAATAACTCGTGGCCAACTAAAAAGTGTAGTGATAGCGTAACGATCTCACAAAACGTTGATCCATCTGCTTTAAAGTGTCTCCTGCATGCTAGAAATTGCACAGTATTTAGACAATGCTAATCGTTTCTAATTTTTCTCCTCCTCTTTaatgattttataatttatttattattttaattatgctcattatttcattaaaatatgTATTCTTGATAATCCAAGAGAACAAATCCAAATCCTCCGtatatttccaaaaaaaaagtTTCTAAATTCTTATCAATTTTccttaattatataaaataatatattgaagcaattaataattattaaatttataaatagatATTTAATGTAACATAATAATTACTGTAAATTAGATATAAAAACATTGTAAGAATATTGCTTAAAATTTGAACTATGTAGATTAAACATGAGTTTAATGTAGAAAAAATAGAGCAATTTCGTACAAAACTGGAGCCAAGAAAGAATAAGTAGCTACCCAATAAAATACGTGCAACCCTTTCTCCTCGCATTTAGCAATCAATCAAAACCTTACAAAACTCACATCCCAGGTGAAACCAGATCCAAATCTCAAGCATTCTCCAGAAGCACTAAAACGTATCAAATGCTTAAATTTCTTCCACATCAAAAAGGCTTTATCTTTTGTTTTAATGTATCTCTTTCTTTTTACCTCACCTTTCATTTACATTTGAGGAACGAAAACCATTTAACTCAGTGAGCAGGGTGTCTGTGTTCCTCTTCTCTCTTGACTCTGCGCGAAGCAGGGCTCTTTCCGGGAGTTTGGATAGGATGGATGTTCGGATCGTATATCTGGGAAGCAAGGTAGTTCAATGCTATAACAATATCGGCGACGAGAGGACGCATGTTAGGCTGTTCTTGGACGCACATCGCGGCGATTGCAAGAGCCTGATATAAGCCTCTCACGGGATATCGACCTTCCAGTGCTGGATCAGCCATTTGATGGAATTTTTTGCGGTCCTTGAATAATGGTTTGGCCTGCAAAGAGACAAGAATGTAACCATAAAAGATATTTTCAATTCTACATGAAGTAGTCCTTCACATACTATCACGAGATCAAACTATTTAGACATCACAGGACATGAAATGATTTCTAATTGAAGAAATGTTGCGCTTATGATCAAACTTCTCCTAGCTGATGTATGCCACCAAAATGAATGGATTTCTGATACTATTTGTTTTCAAGTCAAGAAATCAACACCTTGTTCTCAGAAAGTTGATTGGATTAACCTTATACTATTCTTTTAGGGTCCATAAAGAGTGGCATAAACTCGAAAATGggcaaatcatgtatcatgAAAGCATCTGATCTAATGGTTTGAAAGAAGATTACTGCAGAGAAATCAACAAATGTTTTTCCTTTACTGTTGAACAACAAGAATTTGAGTACGTAGAAGTAGAAATCAAAGATAATACTCACCCATGAGATCAGATTTTGCTCTGAAGCGCATCTTCTGTTGTCAATGGCCCTTCTGCCCGTAATGATCTCTAGAAGACAAACACCAAAACTATAAATATCGGACTTGAATGTAAGTTGGCCAGTCATTGCATAATCAGGTGCACAGTATCCATATGTGCCCATCACTCTGGTCGAAACATGTGTCTGATCTCCAGAAGGGCCGACTTTTGCCAATCCAAAATCCGATAGTTTTGGATGATATCCATCCCCGAGCAAAATGTTGGAACACTTCAAATCACGATATATGATGGGTGGTTTCATCTTGTCGTGCAAATACTCTAAGCCTTTTGCCGCACCAGCTGCTATCTTCATTCTAGTGTTCCAATCTAGCCATTTTACATGAGGGCGAAGGTCTGCGAAAGTAAATATCACAAAGTGAAATACTGGTCACCAACTGTGTAAGAAATTGACACATAGCACTTGGCGAGACAAACCATGTAAATGGTCCTCCAAAGAACCATGTGACATGTACTCGTACACTAATAGCCTCTGATCTCCTTCAGCACAGTAACCAGTTAACTTGACGAGATTTGGGTGGTCAGCTGTACCTAATGTTAGAACTTCTACCACAAATTCCCGAATCCCTTGGCATCCATTTcgatcaagttgcttgatcgcTACAATCTGCATAAATTTGCCAAGTTATTTAACTCCGCAACTTGAAACTTGTACTAAATCTCCTAACAGAAAAGAAGCCAATAACGAATATATCAACTATGTCATAATAAAGCTGGATAAATGCATCATCAATACCACAACTGACCTCATCAGTGTCCTGCAAATGACCTTTATAAACTTTTCCGAATCCCCCCTCACCAAGGAAATATTCATCTTTGAAATTCTGGGTAGCAGCTACTAGATCAGAATATGCAAATTTCCTTGCTTTGACGTCTTTCGTCTCTCCGTCACAAGAACTATTACTGGCATCAGGCACCTCCTTGACCGTGTGTTCTATGTCAGAATGATTTACATCCTTTGAATCCTCTTTCACAATTTTATCACGTGGACTCGTTTTGCGCGTATCTAAAGAACATAAACCAAAAGGAAAAAGAACAGTGTTATTAGAATATGGCCAATCATAAACTACAGAAAGAAAagatacataaaaaaataaaatgacaaataAAGCTGAAGAATTAATTCCAACATTAAGTTGTAGTGGATAAACACAACCACTATGCTATTATAAGACAAAATTGCGGAAACAAACAAGAACAAATACTAAATCAATTTTTCCAAAGTATGCCTTATAATATGACAAAAGCATCACCATTTGCTCTGTTCCAACACAAAGTCACACAACAAACAAAATGATTCATGACACTGATGATGCAATAAACACACAAACTCTCCAAAAGAATTTCATATCTTAAATAATCAACCTATGAATCTAAACACATCAGGAGGCTGCATTACTTGATCGCCCCTCAACCCGAAAAATAATTCGAGATTTTGAgagtaatttttaattaagatGACTTTCACTCTCCTCCAAACAAAAGAttcaatttttactttttcctGAGATTGTGTTGTATATATGGTTTAATCTCATAGATTGCGTATCCCATCAGCGATATTTCTGGTTTGGCCCAAAAATGCAACAAAATTCAACCTTTTCTAAAACCCTTCAACGATCAATCAACAAAAATTCATGACATCGAAATAAAGAAACAAGGAAATGTAGAAACCTTATCCACCAGCCAGAAAACTTTTAAGAATTCATAAaaaccatttaaaaaaaacctTCTTCTATACGcgtaaaatcataaattcattCCAAAGGCAGATGAGGGACAGGCGCATGCAATTCAATAGCATTGAGTGGCTGCCGTAGAATGACACAGGTAGACAtgcaaatcaagaaaaaagtaaaTTGCACTCCCCACAAATGACAATGGAACAAAGAAAACCCTTCACCGATCCCTAACCAAAAAGGGAATGAAACGAAAACCCCAGAAGCTCTCAAGgaaaagttaaaaaaataaaacttgtcGAAATCCCACGATtgaaaaatatgattaaaaaatcgATATCTCATTTCATATATTTATTTGATCACGTGTACCTTGAGGCTGCTGCGAATAATCAGCTTTTCTACGCCGATCATTCTTaatgttattcttgttctttctCTCCATTTTCCGGTTCACCGATGATTCTCCAGAGCAAGGGAAACACCCCATGTCTTCCTCACCTTTCACCCACGAATATAAATCAACAgaaattattcaaaatatatatatgttgtgTATATATTTCTTGCTTTCTCAGCTATAGATGAAACAGAAGAGATTACAGAGAATGGGAAGAAAGAATTTGAAAAGGCAACAGGTTTTAGGTAGAGAAACAGAGAAAGAGAAGTGATGGTTAATACAGCAATCAATACCAAATACTAAATACTAAatatactaaataaataaataaataagcaaTTCTTATTCTTTTTCTTACACCTTTCAGTATTAATAATTTCTGATGCATCCGGTGGAGGGTGTCTCGAATACACCATCCACTCCACAACTGCCACGTCATAATTTAGGAGATTTTGCCGTATGTTCTTcattttttcaatttcaatttttttttcatttctgtaaaaaaaattagttttatattataatctaatatttttattattatattttaaaagacCTTTTGAAGCACTTGTGTGTATCTATATGTTATATCTAAGAAAGTTAGAGATGCCATAGTATTTTTTATGAACTtgtaaaaaattcataaattgatgaaatcttgtaattcattagaataattatttatataggataattttttattttaaatttatgatgGAAAATCAAATTTACCTCTTTTAACTATTGCATTATTCACATGTATGGcaaatatatttactaaatatATGTAAGATAATATAGGAAATCATGGCAAATAGAATAAGAGATCAAAAGGATGTTTATATTATTTAGTTTGAAAGTTTCTTGTTATTTTCAAACATAGTACAAGGTCATCGAGCAGTTTGTTATTACGTAACAATATATAATTGTTAATCAATTCACgactttaattttttatattcgtGACAGCACATAGTACACTTATTTGATGCTAATCGGTGTGTGTGTCTATCTGTTGGTGTGTGTGTCTATCTGTTggtgttgtctcatattcattCGATATTAGTCTTACCATTTTTTTCCTCTCGGCTCTATCTccagcaaatacaatattatTCGTATTAACTTCATTCTTTTATGATTCACCTAGTCAACAGATCAAGTTACACAATATCAACAGCTTGACGCACGAAAACTTTCTAAGAGATCAATCATTTCAGTATTACCCTGATTTATGCTTGATTTAAACCCAACACATTGTGTATCACTTTTTAAGTTTAATGTGTATTAAAGGGCACTCCCAAAAAACGCCATTGAGTgtgtgagttttttttttttttttaatttaaaaaatagctTTGTGTTTGGAGACAATCTCAACAATTTATATTATCGTGACGGTCATTTCGGTTTATGTTTAgtgttaaaattattaatataaaagtaATGTTTTTAATGGATTGACTCATGTTAAcaatctgtttcacaaaattaatattaataacaaTTTAATATgagtttttgttttgtttaaaGATACATGATTGGTCATTTGACCAAAGTTTTCTTATAACATAATATTGAAACAACATATTTAATCGATTAGAAAGTCTACTCTCGTAAAATCAAATGTAATGTAAAATTATTATGATCGATAATTTTGTCCATAAAAACTAAATATACCACGAAATCAAAATCTAAACTAGAACAATCTCGTACATAATAACAGTAATCCTGACAAATATTGTACATATGAACAAATTAATCAAAGAAAAACTggaaattatataataataaaaactaataactttaaaataacttttttataattcataactgggataaaaaaattaaaatttatttggagaggttaaaaatattttttggtgagaacaaaattgtaattttttaaaaaatattttttggtgagaacaaaattgtaattttaaaaaaaaatttacgacGTTTGACGCAAATGGGAAAGATGAGCGACACGTTTCCGTTGGAGAGTAAATTCTGATTAATTTCGTGGGGCCCACATAAGCGTAGCCAAGAAAAATGTACGTTGACTTTTCAAACTGGCTAACTAAATCATCACACGCGTCATAAATTATGGGTAATTACTGCGGAGTTAATTTTGGCCTAACATCGTTTCTTGCTTTGGACCAATAAATTTTGagtaaaattaattttgataagtaaattattattataaattgacATATGAATTATTATAAATGACTTAACtgattcaaaaaatatttataaattgaaAAATTGATACATTATAAGGTTAAATAGTAAATTTTACTCTTAATCTAAATTAATTTTAAGTCTAATTATCATTAATAAATTCAATTagttatacatttttattttcaagattgtttaattcattttattgatttttttaaaatgtttatttgaaaattatatttgataaatatttatcaattcaaatatacaactaattttttatcatgttgatcaaaatataataaataaatatatgtcgCTAAATCCTGGGTGTATTGTTTGATTGTTTCCGGACAACAGAAGCAAATATAATCATCATTTTAGTTTTCAAAATCTAGAATTGATTTATTGGAATTCATGAAAATATTCAACATGAAATATATAGATCATAAAAAGACAAATATTTTAGGAAAAAAAACTGATAACGAGTGACGACCAAATGATTAATACAACAACGCATTAGAAATCTCACTCATTCTTGATTTTACGTAACTCCAATGGCCGAAAATTTCCGCACTCGACTTAGACATTTCTGATAAGTTTCGTGTTTTTCGACTTGTActttatatttgtatataaACCACGATATCTAAATTCAGAAAGAAGAAATCTATCGACATGTAAACCGATAAGATCAATAgattaaaactatgaaaattcTTTCAGTCGTAAAAAATGGGGTGGGGAAAATGGAGATTACAAAAAATGGGGTGTTGTTTTATTATTACTAATATATGAAATTAGATATATTGTTATTCTATTGAAGATACCTGTCATTTTAAACGATGAAATGGTTGAACTACCGAGTTCAAGTATTAAGCATTAGAAAACTTCACAAAACTCTTATGAGAATAGTCGTTTTATGAGTCAGTtttatgatatagatattcgAGTCGACTCGACtcaggaaaaaatattatttttcatttcaaaatattatttttataataagtACGGAGCAAATaaacccatctcacagataaaaaaatCCACTAGACcttctcataaaatattttttgtttgtgAAATCGTATCACAAGATATTCACTATAGAAGCTTAAGTATGTTTGACGGATAAttaatagtaaaaaaaataaaaataaacttaGGTTAGGGGAAAGACGAAAATTTGGATGTGTATCATACATtactatattaaaatataaaagctAAACATATTATATAATCATTAGTCAAACAACTTTTTTAAGGAGCTAATATCATATAATTATCTTCAAATATGAGCAGACAAAGAAAAGATGATTGCGAActcaaatataattatattaaactTTGGTTTTAATTAGTACGATTATGGATTAATCATCACCTACTAAGTTACGAATTAGTGGGCACGTCGGGCTATAGTATCCCAAAATCATAATCTAGTTTAGTAGTGAAGAATAATATAAAGACAAATTTTGGATTatgtaaatttaaaaaatattgggGGGTATGATTATAAAATAGTAATTTCATTAAAGAAAGTTTGTAATATTACGAGAAAAGATGTGTGAAAATGATTTCAACTACAAAAAAGTGTGGACACACGGCATATCTATATCCCAGCAAGGTGAATTTGAATCGTATCCATCTCCCATATATTGGATCCAAAACTATTTTTGGATTTGATTTTAGAATCGAAGGCTCTTTTGATTTGGTCATAAATTAAAATCGgatccatctatttatttatttatttatttaagaaagtagtaatttaattaataaaataaataatgtgtCACGGCTCGAGCCCGGGCCCGTGCCTGCGTGACTACACAATaggcccctatagcaactacttcgtaatCGTCATcgcttttacgaaaatgattaacccaagttgctatagaagtccattgtagcttattaaaaactaattttaaattattactttttaagaCGTGGACAAGGATATCACATAATGTTTTACAAATAACATGACCACGGCCAAATATGggaaaatttgtaaaataacgTCAGTCAGCTATTTAATTAACAAAATGACATTTTCATGTGTATTTATCCCGCCAAATAGGCATTATGGAAAgctacaaaatattttttcttgtttAAAAATGTTTATAGGTAGCTGCTGGTGGTTTTGCTGCTGCCATTATTTTTGCATTTTGGATACATAAATCATTCTAATTAAAAATCATTTGGAAACTTAAAAacgatatatataaatttaaggcCTTCTAAAATGCTGAAATTGCCGGGTGGAGAagctttgtttttttaaaaaatgggaATGCAAAATCGCTTGCTTCTGATTtcaggaaaaagaaaacattttaaaaatacttAGCTCAATTTGAAGAAAATTATACTTTTTAGGTAAAAAAAAATCACCAAATTTAATTAAGTGGTCCGTCCACTCATAGCAATAGCGCAAGAACTAATTGGAGATTATTAGCCCTATATCATTTTGAAAGCCCACTGATAAAGCCAGACCGGGCCATTTTAGAACAAGTTATACAGGTTATATTGGTTCTTTGCTCTCAGGAAATCAAACATATGGTCGTGGAACAAAGAGTTTTTAGCCTCAAACACATGTGACGCTCGGCTAATCTTGTTGTAAAATCCAAGATTTTGATTTTATCATGATAATACTTGTACTTTTAGATTGAATAATTCTATCGTGTACAACATTTTGAACCCAATAATTTAAgataatatcgtgtatatttgCGAACCTTGAGCAAATAAAGATCTAAGATTCGTGATGATATTGAGATACCGAGATAAAAAAATCAAGCAAATGATAGTGCAATCCCTAGATTTTCGAATTCCATAATatgtttaatattaaatttcgaaaatttggatgGAAGATTTGGATCACGGATAGATATGATTCTCGATTTTAAATctgatttgaaaattcaaatcaCACGGATAACGCTCGATCACGATAGCAgtcaacccctataaataggagggccctgTATCTCGAATTTCACACCTCTCACTCAGCATATTTTCGAGTCTCCTTCCCCCAGTCTCCTTGTGTCGAGTAGCGAAGCGCTGTTGCAGTCCAGCCACTGAagtaggaatttcgaaaattccagtGCAAGAAAACCCCACTCTTTCACGTTTTTCTACAAGATCTaaagtaagtgggcttgttttaaattgtgTATTTTGGTGCATGAATTTTtcgtttttttaaaagattCGGTCGAGTACAGTCCTTCTTCTACCACATTCTGGTTACGATTTGTGGCATGAGTTatgttttgacactgtgaggattcaaccGATATGGGTAGCAATTCCAACCATGATATGACCCTCATGCGGTGTGGATATAACCGattcggcctcgcccccttagaggagtaaaaattagggactgatatcagtaaaccatagaaagttgaggaatctcagtgtctggaaaaatgttatgcatgtgatgTGAATGTTGTACAAGTTATTgtgttttcgaaaattgcatgttGTTATTttgtactcgaacggccccgcttgctgagtatttcccaaaatactcaccccttactctaccctccca
It contains:
- the LOC142525353 gene encoding putative serine/threonine-protein kinase PBL7 → MGCFPCSGESSVNRKMERKNKNNIKNDRRRKADYSQQPQDTRKTSPRDKIVKEDSKDVNHSDIEHTVKEVPDASNSSCDGETKDVKARKFAYSDLVAATQNFKDEYFLGEGGFGKVYKGHLQDTDEIVAIKQLDRNGCQGIREFVVEVLTLGTADHPNLVKLTGYCAEGDQRLLVYEYMSHGSLEDHLHDLRPHVKWLDWNTRMKIAAGAAKGLEYLHDKMKPPIIYRDLKCSNILLGDGYHPKLSDFGLAKVGPSGDQTHVSTRVMGTYGYCAPDYAMTGQLTFKSDIYSFGVCLLEIITGRRAIDNRRCASEQNLISWAKPLFKDRKKFHQMADPALEGRYPVRGLYQALAIAAMCVQEQPNMRPLVADIVIALNYLASQIYDPNIHPIQTPGKSPASRRVKREEEHRHPAH
- the LOC142537273 gene encoding uncharacterized protein LOC142537273; amino-acid sequence: MTHSSHRLPHTGFISLRTFITWLVLAMLLIYSIYSTKLVLNKDGSPPCSLSSPVVYAKESLEKIVENHPPPPENCSSKKDSSNVVSPPSCERDEIQLKDVVFCIAASANLWEKRKEYIKLWWRPGETRGVVWLDEKVRINRKEGLPDIRISGDTSKYQYTNRQGKRSALRISRVVAETLRLGMKDVKWFVMGDDDTVFMVENVLRVISKYDHNQYYYIGSSSESHIQNIFFSYAMAYGGGGFAISYPLAKELEKMQDRCIQRYPGLYGSDDRIQACMAELGVPLTKEAGFHQYDVYGNLLGLLGAHPVTPLVSLHHLDVVDPIFPGMTRVEGIKRLFESVKQDSASIIQQSICYNKRRNWSISVSWGYVVQIVRGVISPRELETPTRTFLNWYKRADYTAYAFNTRPVARQPCQKPFLFYLSSVKYDENRKQIIGVYSRYKESQPYCRWRHDSPEKLESVVILKRPDSGRWKRSPRRDCCRVLPSRKNSVLYLWVDNCRQGEIIEL